One Helianthus annuus cultivar XRQ/B chromosome 12, HanXRQr2.0-SUNRISE, whole genome shotgun sequence genomic region harbors:
- the LOC110894751 gene encoding AT-rich interactive domain-containing protein 5 isoform X2, with protein sequence MDQKEVEMEDAGKFLEDEELSGEECVGEDKTSVEYVEGKPEESSGLVNTSPNKIEQDEEEMQANTGPNETKQDEDEVQATSGPNETEQDGEEMQTNTGPNEFEQDEEEMQANTGPNETEQDEEKIQANKIEQELPVDEAHDSKKDASPMGDDKVEDSQNNATYMDDDLDGSMKMLESNNNEEHQEHVAYLPNKAEGHTTETLKNDLEETKMDEGYESGTEEDQEAFMKEVEAVYKEKGLEFKPPKFYQQPLNCLKLWRSVIKLGGYDQVTVSKLWRQVGESFHPPKTCTTVSWTFRQFYEKALLEYERHKLQVGELEFPLSTVFPEAPIVDNEANGHQTPGRARRDAAARAMQGWHAQRLLGFGEEKNSNSPQRREKSLKSIGSLKQKRPSEMEHSMKAARIETSRGVVTTIADVGPPANWVKINVLVTKDCFEVYALVPGLLREEVRVQSDPAGRVVITGQPEQPDNPWGD encoded by the exons ATGGATCAGAAAGAAGTTGAGATGGAGGATGCTGGAAAGTTTCTAGAAGATGAAGAACTAAGTGGTGAAGAGTGTGTTGGAGAAGACAAGACAAGTGTGGAATATGTAGAAGGCAAACCAGAAGAGTCTTCTGGTTTAGTTAACACAAGCCCAAATAAAATTGAGCAAGATGAAGAGGAGATGCAAGCTAACACAGGCCCAAATGAAACCAAGCAAGACGAAGATGAGGTGCAAGCCACCTCAGGCCCAAATGAAACCGAGCAAGATGGAGAGGAGATGCAAACTAACACGGGCCCAAATGAATTCGAACAAGACGAAGAGGAGATGCAAGCTAACACAGGCCCAAATGAAACTGAGCAAGATGAAGAGAAGATACAAGCTAACAAAATCGAGCAGGAATTGCCTGTGGATGAGGCTCATGATAGTAAGAAAGATGCTTCACCAATGGGTGATGATAAGGTTGAGGATAGTCAGAACAATGCTACATATATGGATGATGATCTTGACGGTTCTATGAAGATGCTAGAGAGTAACAATaatgaagaacatcaagaacatgTGGCATATTTACCTAATAAAGCTGAGGGTCATACTACAGAGACATTGAAGAACGACCTAGAGGAAACAAAG ATGGATGAGGGATATGAATCAGGGACTGAAGAGGATCAAGAAGCATTTATGAAAGAGGTAGAAGCCGTGTATAAGGAGAAAGGCTTGGAATTTAAGCCTCCAAAGTTTTATCAACAGCCGTTAAATTGCCTAAA GTTGTGGAGGTCTGTTATCAAATTGGGTGGATACGACCAG GTAACTGTGTCAAAGTTGTGGCGACAAGTAGGAGAATCTTTCCATCCACCAAA GACTTGCACAACCGTTTCGTGGACATTCCGCCAGTTCTATGAAAAG GCACTTCTTGAATACGAAAGGCATAAGCTCCAGGTTGGTGAGCTTGAATTCCCTCTTTCAACCGTCTTCCCCGAGGCCCCTATTGTTGATAATGAG GCGAATGGTCATCAGACACCAGGTAGGGCCCGGAGGGATGCTGCAGCTCGAGCCATGCAAGGTTGGCATGCTCAACGTCTCTTAGGTTTTGGTGAG gaGAAGAATTCCAACAGTCCACAGAGGCGTGAAAAAAGTCTTAAAAGCATCG GGTCATTAAAACAAAAGAGACCAAGTGAAATGGAGCATTCTATGAAAGCGGCACGAATAGAAACATCTAG AGGAGTTGTCACAACAATTGCTGATGTCGGTCCTCCTGCTAATTGGGTTAAAATAAACGTGCTAGTAACA AAAGATTGTTTTGAGGTGTATGCCCTAGTTCCCGGGCTTCTGCGAGAAGAG GTGCGTGTCCAGTCAGATCCCGCTGGACGCGTTGTCATCACAGGTCAACCTGAGCAACCTGACAATCCATGGG GTGATTAG
- the LOC110894749 gene encoding pentatricopeptide repeat-containing protein At5g42310, chloroplastic yields MNALLLPPPSATTTTTTHFLRHRNISNPPLSTASYKHSPFRSSITSLSLSEDDVITQHDDDVISPYVNRRYDFSPLLHFLSTSGDSTESQITESQLAGSYRSVPASLWHYLLKTLATSSSSPDSVSTVYALVDWLHRHKLCFSYEFLYSILIHALGRSEMLYEAFLLSQNHALTPLTYNVLIGACARNDDLEKAVILMNRMRAEGYQSDFVNYSLIIQSLVRNNQIDSGLLNKLYDEMVSDAVELDIELLNNVVLGFTKAGDVDRAMHFLGVIQGNGLTPKVSTVVSIVSLLGSLGRVEEAEAVFEEISDGGLKPRTRAYNAVLKAYVNNGSLKDAEWVVDEMERNGVSPDEYTYSLLIEAYGNAGRWESARIVLKEMEVNNVKPNSYVFSRILVAYRDRGEWQRLFQVLKEMQACGVKPERQFYNVMIDTFGKYNCLDNAMAVLERMRDEGIEPDTVTWNTIIDCHCKSGQHDKAEELFDEMQQSGCSPCVATYNIMINSFGEQERWEGVRGLLRKMKSQGLQPNVITYTTLVDIYGRSGRFMDATECLEDMKSAGLKPTSTIYNALINAYAQRGLSEEALNAFRVMRSDGLKPSNLALNALINAFCEDRRDVEAFAILRSMKENDLKPDVVTYTTLMKALIRVEKFDEVPAVYEEMILSGCTPDRKARAKLRSALKYMRQRLKSEFHTTAKY; encoded by the exons ATGAACGCTCTCCTCCTCCCTCCACCGTccgccaccacaaccaccaccacacaCTTCCTCCGCCACCGCAACATCTCCAATCCGCCCCTCTCTACAGCCTCCTACAAACACTCACCTTTCCGTTCATCCATCACCTCACTCTCTTTATCAGAAGATGACGTCATCACTCAACACGACGACGACGTCATTTCACCCTACGTTAACCGCCGCTACGACTTCTCTCCTCTCCTCCACTTCCTCTCCACATCCGGCGACTCAACCGAGTCACAAATCACTGAGTCACAACTCGCCGGGTCATACCGATCAGTTCCGGCTTCTCTCTGGCATTACCTTCTCAAAACCCTAgcaacttcatcttcttcaccgGACTCAGTTTCAACAGTCTACGCGCTCGTTGATTGGCTCCACAGGCACAAATTATGCTTCTCGTATGAATTTCTCTACTCGATTTTGATCCACGCGCTCGGACGCTCCGAGATGCTGTACGAAGCGTTTTTGCTTTCGCAGAACCACGCGCTCACTCCGTTAACTTACAACGTTCTCATCGGCGCGTGCGCGCGTAACGATGATTTAGAAAAAGCGGTTATTCTGATGAACAGAATGCGTGCGGAAGGTTACCAGTCAGATTTTGTTAATTATAGTTTAATTATTCAATCGCTTGTACGGAATAATCAAATAGATTCTGGATTGTTGAACAAGTTATATGATGAAATGGTTTCAGATGCTGTTGAGTTAGATATAGAGTTGTTGAATAATGTTGTTTTAGGTTTTACAAAAGCAGGTGATGTTGATAGAGCTATGCATTTTTTAGGTGTGATTCAGGGGAACGGATTGACACCAAAGGTTTCGACTGTTGTTTCTATTGTATCATTGTTGGGGAGTTTGGGGAGAGTTGAGGAAGCGGAAGCGGTTTTTGAAGAGATTAGTGATGGCGGATTGAAACCGAGGACTAGGGCTTATAACGCGGTGTTGAAAGCGTATGTTAATAACGGTAGTTTAAAGGATGCGGAGTGGGTAGTGGATGAGATGGAGAGGAATGGGGTTTCACCGGATGAGTATACGTATAGTCTTTTGATAGAGGCGTATGGGAATGCTGGTAGGTGGGAGAGTGCGAGGATTGTGTTGAAGGAAATGGAGGTGAATAATGTGAAGCCGAATTCGTATGTGTTTAGTAGGATTTTGGTCGCGTATCGCGATAGAGGCGAGTGGCAAAGATTGTTTCAAGTTTTGAAGGAGATGCAGGCGTGTGGTGTGAAACCGGAACGACAGTTTTACAATGTGATGATTGATACGTTTGGGAAGTATAATTGTCTTGATAATGCGATGGCGGTGTTGGAACGGATGAGAGATGAAGGGATTGAGCCTGATACGGTTACGTGGAACACGATTATAGATTGTCATTGTAAATCTGGACAGCATGATAAAGCAGAGGAACTGTTCGATGAAATGCAGCAGAGTGGGTGTTCGCCTTGTGTTGCTACGTATAATATAATGATTAACTCATTTGGAGAACAGGAAAGGTGGGAGGGAGTGAGGGGCTTGTTAAGAAAGATGAAAAGTCAGGGCTTGCAGCCTAATGTGATAACTTATACGACGTTAGTTGATATATATGGTCGGTCAGGGAGGTTCATGGATGCCACTGAATGCTTAGAGGATATGAAATCTGCTGGTTTGAAACCAACATCAACGATTTATAATGCTCTGATTAATGCCTATGCTCAGAGG GGTCTATCTGAGGAAGCACTGAATGCATTTAGGGTCATGAGAAGTGATGGTTTGAAACCTAGTAATTTAGCTCTTAATGCATTAATAAATGCTTTCTGTGAAGATAGGAGAGACGTTGAAGCCTTCGCAATTTTACGTTCAATGAAAGAAAAT GACCTGAAACCGGATGTTGTCACATACACCACTCTTATGAAAGCTTTGATTCGTGTGGAGAAATTTGATGAG GTCCCGGCCGTTTATGAAGAAATGATATTGTCTGGGTGCACCCCAGACCGCAAAGCTAGAGCTAAGCTACGGTCTGCACTGAAGTATATGAGACAAAGACTGAAATCAGAGTTCCATACCACGGCAAAGTACTGA
- the LOC110894750 gene encoding uncharacterized protein LOC110894750 has product MATGWKKSLGNIRSAVGNAMGGLRGGSNLASWVVAGTLAYFLWIKPSQELKREQEERAAIAAASDRYRYVEKVKPVPDLQETGLIYGNKTKSNNNTEK; this is encoded by the exons aTGGCTACCGGTTGGAAGAAATCATTAGGTAATATCCGTTCCGCCGTCGGAAATGCAATGGGCGGTCTTCGAGGCGGAAGCAACCTCGCATCCTGGGTGGTTGCCGGAACCCTAGCATACTTTTTGTGGATCAAACCGTCACAAGAGCTCAAACGAGAACAAGAA gaGAGAGCTGCAATTGCGGCAGCGTCTGATCGGTATCGGTATGTTGAGAAAGTGAAACCGGTTCCGGATCTTCAG GAAACAGGGCTAATTTATGGGAACAAAACTAAAAGTAATAATAATACTGAAAAGTGA
- the LOC110894751 gene encoding AT-rich interactive domain-containing protein 5 isoform X1, with protein sequence MDQKEVEMEDAGKFLEDEELSGEECVGEDKTSVEYVEGKPEESSGLVNTSPNKIEQDEEEMQANTGPNETKQDEDEVQATSGPNETEQDGEEMQTNTGPNEFEQDEEEMQANTGPNETEQDEEKIQANKIEQELPVDEAHDSKKDASPMGDDKVEDSQNNATYMDDDLDGSMKMLESNNNEEHQEHVAYLPNKAEGHTTETLKNDLEETKMDEGYESGTEEDQEAFMKEVEAVYKEKGLEFKPPKFYQQPLNCLKLWRSVIKLGGYDQVTVSKLWRQVGESFHPPKTCTTVSWTFRQFYEKALLEYERHKLQVGELEFPLSTVFPEAPIVDNEANGHQTPGRARRDAAARAMQGWHAQRLLGFGEEKNSNSPQRREKSLKSIGSLKQKRPSEMEHSMKAARIETSRGVVTTIADVGPPANWVKINVLVTKDCFEVYALVPGLLREEVRVQSDPAGRVVITGQPEQPDNPWGITPFKKVISLPSRIDPLRTSAVVSLHGRLLVRVPFEQSNI encoded by the exons ATGGATCAGAAAGAAGTTGAGATGGAGGATGCTGGAAAGTTTCTAGAAGATGAAGAACTAAGTGGTGAAGAGTGTGTTGGAGAAGACAAGACAAGTGTGGAATATGTAGAAGGCAAACCAGAAGAGTCTTCTGGTTTAGTTAACACAAGCCCAAATAAAATTGAGCAAGATGAAGAGGAGATGCAAGCTAACACAGGCCCAAATGAAACCAAGCAAGACGAAGATGAGGTGCAAGCCACCTCAGGCCCAAATGAAACCGAGCAAGATGGAGAGGAGATGCAAACTAACACGGGCCCAAATGAATTCGAACAAGACGAAGAGGAGATGCAAGCTAACACAGGCCCAAATGAAACTGAGCAAGATGAAGAGAAGATACAAGCTAACAAAATCGAGCAGGAATTGCCTGTGGATGAGGCTCATGATAGTAAGAAAGATGCTTCACCAATGGGTGATGATAAGGTTGAGGATAGTCAGAACAATGCTACATATATGGATGATGATCTTGACGGTTCTATGAAGATGCTAGAGAGTAACAATaatgaagaacatcaagaacatgTGGCATATTTACCTAATAAAGCTGAGGGTCATACTACAGAGACATTGAAGAACGACCTAGAGGAAACAAAG ATGGATGAGGGATATGAATCAGGGACTGAAGAGGATCAAGAAGCATTTATGAAAGAGGTAGAAGCCGTGTATAAGGAGAAAGGCTTGGAATTTAAGCCTCCAAAGTTTTATCAACAGCCGTTAAATTGCCTAAA GTTGTGGAGGTCTGTTATCAAATTGGGTGGATACGACCAG GTAACTGTGTCAAAGTTGTGGCGACAAGTAGGAGAATCTTTCCATCCACCAAA GACTTGCACAACCGTTTCGTGGACATTCCGCCAGTTCTATGAAAAG GCACTTCTTGAATACGAAAGGCATAAGCTCCAGGTTGGTGAGCTTGAATTCCCTCTTTCAACCGTCTTCCCCGAGGCCCCTATTGTTGATAATGAG GCGAATGGTCATCAGACACCAGGTAGGGCCCGGAGGGATGCTGCAGCTCGAGCCATGCAAGGTTGGCATGCTCAACGTCTCTTAGGTTTTGGTGAG gaGAAGAATTCCAACAGTCCACAGAGGCGTGAAAAAAGTCTTAAAAGCATCG GGTCATTAAAACAAAAGAGACCAAGTGAAATGGAGCATTCTATGAAAGCGGCACGAATAGAAACATCTAG AGGAGTTGTCACAACAATTGCTGATGTCGGTCCTCCTGCTAATTGGGTTAAAATAAACGTGCTAGTAACA AAAGATTGTTTTGAGGTGTATGCCCTAGTTCCCGGGCTTCTGCGAGAAGAG GTGCGTGTCCAGTCAGATCCCGCTGGACGCGTTGTCATCACAGGTCAACCTGAGCAACCTGACAATCCATGGGGTATTACACCTTTCAAAAAG GTGATTAGcctaccatcaagaatcgatccGCTTCGCACATCTGCGGTTGTGAGCTTACATGGACGGCTTTTGGTTCGTGTGCCTTTTGAGCAGTCAAACATCTAA